A genome region from Leptospiraceae bacterium includes the following:
- a CDS encoding enoyl-CoA hydratase/isomerase family protein, whose translation MEFKHLKVTKQEKIVTVEISRPEALNALNKDLLIELESCIAHLERDNTNRVVIITGSGKAFVAGADIAAMKEYDYQKAYEFGGLGQVVFTNIERSRLVIIAAINGFALGGGLELALACDIRIASKNAKLGLPEVGLGLIPGFGGTQRLPRLIGTGLAKEIIFTADMITAEEAYRIGLVNKLVESADLIPTATAMANSICTRSSHAVKEAKRVIWEGLEASQDEGMRLEQKAFGFIFNDKETQEGLSAFLEKRKPNF comes from the coding sequence ATGGAATTCAAACACTTAAAAGTAACCAAACAGGAAAAAATTGTAACAGTAGAGATTTCACGCCCAGAAGCATTAAACGCTCTAAATAAGGATTTGTTGATAGAATTAGAATCTTGTATTGCACATTTAGAACGTGATAACACCAACAGAGTTGTAATTATAACTGGTAGCGGTAAGGCATTTGTGGCCGGCGCAGATATAGCTGCCATGAAAGAATATGATTATCAAAAAGCATATGAATTTGGCGGGTTAGGACAAGTTGTATTTACAAATATCGAAAGATCTCGTTTGGTAATCATAGCGGCTATTAATGGATTTGCGCTAGGCGGTGGTTTAGAATTAGCGTTAGCATGTGACATTCGTATCGCTTCAAAAAACGCAAAACTTGGATTACCTGAAGTTGGACTTGGACTTATTCCCGGTTTTGGTGGAACACAGAGATTACCTAGATTAATTGGAACTGGCCTTGCAAAAGAAATAATTTTCACAGCAGATATGATAACAGCTGAGGAAGCCTACAGAATTGGCCTCGTGAATAAACTTGTAGAATCGGCAGATTTAATACCAACTGCCACTGCGATGGCAAATTCCATTTGCACTAGAAGTTCTCATGCCGTAAAAGAAGCAAAACGTGTTATTTGGGAAGGACTTGAAGCGAGCCAAGACGAAGGAATGAGGCTTGAACAAAAAGCATTCGGTTTCATTTTTAATGATAAGGAAACGCAAGAAGGACTCAGTGCATTCTTGGAAAAAAGAAAACCGAATTTTTGA
- a CDS encoding M48 family metalloprotease, with the protein MEKEYGMVRVKFSPILLGFFILFHLNCEKIAETIFSDKDDSELGASVDREIRKNTAQFRILENSELQAYVQSIVKELLRSPHLKKKSIYSYKVALIDDDTVNAFCTPGGYIYVYTGLLKFLENEASLAAVLAHEIAHAEKRHVRQRMLSAMGLQIILSALIGNDASSIKEIGFQFAGNLALLSNSRGDELEADEWGFLYLQTSPYYQGAMSYFFEKIIKEEKKSQMSNAMESLLSTHPIPEERLRANSKRIRDKKIQPPIPSNLLKTRYQTKMKKYLRSDVILDKG; encoded by the coding sequence ATGGAAAAAGAATATGGAATGGTTCGAGTAAAATTTAGTCCAATACTATTAGGGTTTTTTATTCTATTTCATCTAAACTGCGAAAAAATTGCAGAAACCATTTTTTCGGATAAAGATGATAGCGAATTAGGTGCTTCAGTGGATAGGGAAATAAGAAAAAATACCGCTCAATTTAGAATTTTAGAGAATTCAGAATTACAAGCTTACGTACAATCCATTGTTAAAGAATTGCTCCGCTCTCCGCACTTAAAAAAGAAAAGTATCTATTCCTACAAAGTTGCCCTTATTGATGATGATACGGTAAATGCATTTTGTACGCCAGGTGGATATATTTATGTATATACAGGTTTGTTAAAATTTTTAGAGAATGAAGCAAGTCTTGCCGCTGTGCTTGCACATGAAATTGCACATGCAGAAAAACGACATGTAAGACAGCGAATGTTGTCTGCCATGGGACTACAAATAATCCTTTCTGCATTAATTGGAAATGATGCTTCCTCCATTAAAGAAATTGGATTTCAGTTTGCAGGAAATCTTGCGCTTCTTTCCAACAGTCGTGGCGATGAATTGGAGGCGGATGAATGGGGGTTTTTATATTTACAAACCAGTCCTTATTACCAAGGTGCGATGTCCTACTTTTTTGAGAAAATTATAAAAGAAGAAAAAAAATCTCAAATGTCAAATGCGATGGAAAGTTTACTTTCAACTCACCCTATTCCAGAAGAGCGACTAAGAGCCAATTCAAAAAGAATTCGAGATAAAAAAATCCAACCTCCAATTCCTTCTAATTTACTAAAAACTAGGTATCAAACAAAAATGAAAAAATATCTTCGAAGTGATGTAATTTTGGATAAAGGATAA
- the hemW gene encoding radical SAM family heme chaperone HemW, whose amino-acid sequence MQSISYRSGYAGLYVHFPYCIHKCSYCDFYSVGIGKQDAPNQKLLFQTYKQEFEQRLILDPSIKNYKFDTIFIGGGTPSLANLDLLAELIDYIKLNLEFSKDTEFTMEMNPEDISPDKLSLMHSIGVNRINAGIQSFDKNLLKTLDRYNDEEKYSLVLNHLSNSKIKRFGIDLIYGIPGQTLDMFLDDLNKSINARVTHISLYSLTVEKGTEYAKQLRKKQAKPPNEDLQMEILEILPPMLRKKGYNQYEVSNYCMKGEESLHNLKYWTMEKYLSLGPGAHGYTNKGRYFNHRSIEKYLNSEIGIKYETPKLLEELALCLFRLFLPVDIKSFSILIPDKITALENLLVEWDYENLCTFKDGIFQWNEIAVTRLDEFILKISEL is encoded by the coding sequence TTGCAGTCAATTTCCTACAGAAGTGGATACGCAGGATTATACGTTCATTTTCCGTATTGTATCCATAAGTGTTCCTATTGCGATTTTTATTCTGTAGGTATTGGAAAACAGGATGCACCGAATCAAAAACTCCTTTTTCAAACTTATAAACAAGAGTTTGAACAACGCCTTATTTTAGATCCGAGTATTAAGAATTATAAATTTGATACCATTTTTATCGGAGGTGGTACTCCCTCTTTGGCAAACCTAGATTTACTTGCAGAGCTTATTGATTACATCAAATTAAATTTAGAATTCTCTAAAGATACTGAGTTCACAATGGAAATGAATCCGGAGGACATATCTCCTGATAAACTTTCTTTAATGCACTCAATTGGCGTTAACCGCATAAACGCAGGAATACAGAGTTTTGATAAAAATCTTTTGAAAACACTTGATAGATACAACGACGAAGAAAAATATTCGTTAGTATTAAACCATCTATCTAATTCTAAGATAAAACGATTTGGTATTGATTTAATCTACGGGATTCCAGGACAAACGTTGGATATGTTTTTAGATGATTTAAATAAATCTATAAATGCAAGGGTAACGCATATTAGCCTTTATAGTCTGACAGTAGAAAAAGGAACGGAATACGCAAAACAATTAAGAAAAAAACAAGCCAAACCTCCGAATGAAGATTTACAAATGGAAATCTTAGAAATTTTACCGCCAATGTTAAGAAAAAAAGGATACAATCAATATGAAGTTTCGAATTATTGTATGAAAGGAGAAGAGTCACTTCATAACTTAAAATACTGGACTATGGAAAAATATCTTTCATTGGGTCCTGGTGCTCACGGATATACAAATAAAGGACGTTATTTTAATCATCGCTCAATCGAAAAATATCTCAATTCCGAAATTGGAATTAAATATGAAACTCCTAAACTTTTAGAAGAATTGGCACTTTGTTTGTTTAGGCTATTTTTACCAGTAGACATAAAATCCTTTTCCATTTTGATTCCTGATAAAATTACCGCTTTAGAGAATCTGTTAGTCGAATGGGATTATGAAAATTTATGCACTTTTAAAGATGGAATATTTCAATGGAACGAAATTGCCGTTACCCGCTTAGACGAATTTATTCTAAAAATTAGCGAGCTGTAA
- a CDS encoding NAD(P)-binding protein yields MKIGIVGSGITGAVIGSLIPEAVVFERATHVGGRSSTRFTKDTEYFDIGATVFKDKIKYFEKGEQCEFDFLQFLKEKASDLSISAHKTYPSSLHPSSYMQDLSQKLLSKNRVELLHQAEILTKKPDELQWLLKFTSGKTELFDKIILAAPVPQIISLLKNSGIMNQWDDMIRFRGEYRSALVLTGIWRNLPPEIINKIKALKNYTYLFKDEEAEYISIESEKYRKNESDNTLIITIQFSTAFSSKNLERWCDSDRKPMYYILNSNQYFFNRIFHLLEIPELISQKPDHMDTHKWRYSQADFALFKDTEINLDHAKFKEYLSLCKKNNIWITGDWIWGSRLIRCAFGSTVIAREVLSS; encoded by the coding sequence GTGAAAATTGGAATCGTTGGAAGTGGAATTACTGGTGCAGTTATAGGGAGTTTGATTCCAGAGGCAGTTGTGTTTGAACGGGCGACACATGTTGGGGGACGCTCTTCGACTCGATTTACTAAGGATACAGAATACTTTGATATTGGCGCAACCGTTTTTAAAGACAAAATCAAATACTTTGAAAAAGGGGAACAATGTGAATTTGATTTTTTACAATTTTTGAAAGAAAAAGCCTCAGACCTGAGTATATCTGCTCATAAAACCTATCCAAGTTCTTTACATCCTTCGAGTTATATGCAGGACTTATCGCAAAAATTACTTTCAAAAAATCGAGTGGAGTTACTTCACCAAGCAGAAATACTAACAAAGAAACCTGACGAACTCCAATGGCTTTTAAAATTCACAAGCGGCAAAACGGAATTATTCGATAAAATTATTTTAGCTGCTCCTGTTCCTCAGATAATTTCTTTACTGAAAAATTCTGGGATAATGAACCAATGGGATGATATGATTCGGTTTAGGGGTGAATATAGGTCTGCGTTAGTTTTGACTGGTATTTGGCGAAACCTACCTCCAGAAATTATAAACAAAATAAAAGCCTTAAAAAATTATACTTACTTATTCAAAGATGAAGAAGCTGAATATATCTCCATTGAAAGTGAAAAATACCGAAAAAATGAATCAGATAATACACTTATAATTACGATTCAATTTTCCACTGCATTCAGTTCTAAAAATTTGGAACGTTGGTGTGACAGTGATAGAAAACCAATGTATTATATTTTAAATAGTAACCAATATTTTTTTAACAGAATATTTCATTTATTAGAAATACCAGAACTAATCAGTCAAAAACCAGACCATATGGATACTCATAAATGGAGATACTCACAAGCGGATTTTGCACTTTTTAAGGACACAGAAATCAATTTGGATCATGCAAAGTTCAAAGAATATCTATCACTTTGTAAAAAAAACAATATTTGGATTACAGGGGACTGGATCTGGGGTTCTCGCCTCATTCGTTGTGCATTCGGCTCAACTGTAATTGCTCGTGAGGTTTTATCTAGCTAG
- a CDS encoding glycoside hydrolase family 3 protein has product MNTKLIYFSNNLERALVGAYLLIKVKFQEPLKYFSDKLAFMYILTCLVFLLSFNQTLFSSDLSEIRKRSLEEATKIVSQMTDEEKAGQVIHIAIPKNHMDAVAVSELQKIKPGGVILFGVNVGKKKEIISLTKDLQNEMKNLNSPPLFISIDQEGGRVVRVEKGVTTFPGALAIGQTKNPSYAFNVGLITSYELNSLGINLLLAPVLDVNNNPENPVINTRSFGMTLEAGDLAISYERGARLGGAIPVIKHFPGHGDTNVDSHLGLPVIKKTEDELLKFELVPFQKSIEDGAKAIMSAHIIYPNLDPKYPSTLSKKILTDILRKKLGFDGMVMTDAMEMHAISKNFQNEKTGSLAILAGADVILLTSWGNTTTHYYNMILESIKNKEFEVDGKNVLDESLKRQIALKIENGLFHTSYSYKKIEDSILEEYIEEKRKKSDERYNDLKTANIEELNKRISSEAIKSYKNPFKTFPISKSKTFVYVCKNELIKSELTTLNIPYYSEKKIPKLLKKGKVKTFVFDSKDQKEVDTIVNLAEKNSKIQFIVLHYGSPFLKLPELSNVKILFSFSPTKESIHALINESLNSEKIRKIPAADLYFSNKAVPN; this is encoded by the coding sequence ATGAATACAAAATTAATCTATTTTTCAAATAACCTAGAGCGTGCCTTAGTAGGCGCCTATCTATTAATAAAAGTCAAATTCCAAGAACCACTAAAATACTTTTCAGATAAGCTGGCTTTTATGTATATCCTGACGTGTTTGGTATTTTTATTATCATTTAACCAAACACTCTTTTCCTCAGATCTTTCCGAGATTAGAAAACGATCTTTAGAAGAAGCTACAAAAATTGTATCCCAAATGACTGATGAAGAAAAAGCCGGGCAGGTCATTCATATTGCAATTCCCAAAAATCATATGGATGCAGTTGCAGTTTCCGAATTACAAAAAATTAAACCCGGTGGAGTTATTTTATTTGGAGTAAACGTAGGCAAAAAAAAGGAAATCATTTCTCTAACAAAAGATTTACAAAATGAGATGAAAAATTTAAATTCCCCTCCTCTATTTATTTCAATAGACCAAGAAGGTGGAAGAGTAGTCCGAGTAGAAAAGGGTGTTACTACATTTCCGGGGGCTCTCGCCATAGGGCAAACGAAAAATCCAAGTTATGCGTTCAATGTTGGACTTATAACTTCTTACGAATTAAATAGTCTCGGGATTAATTTACTATTAGCCCCAGTTTTAGACGTTAACAATAATCCAGAAAATCCTGTAATCAATACTAGATCATTTGGGATGACATTGGAAGCCGGTGATTTAGCAATTTCTTATGAAAGGGGAGCAAGGTTAGGAGGAGCAATTCCTGTTATAAAACATTTTCCTGGACACGGGGATACAAACGTAGATAGTCATTTGGGTTTGCCTGTAATAAAAAAAACTGAAGACGAACTATTAAAATTTGAATTAGTCCCTTTTCAGAAATCGATTGAAGACGGCGCAAAAGCGATCATGAGTGCTCATATCATTTACCCTAATTTAGATCCAAAGTATCCTTCCACATTATCTAAAAAAATCCTAACTGATATACTCAGAAAAAAACTAGGATTCGATGGAATGGTAATGACAGATGCTATGGAAATGCATGCGATATCAAAAAATTTTCAAAATGAAAAAACAGGCTCATTAGCAATTCTTGCTGGTGCTGACGTTATACTACTCACTAGTTGGGGAAATACTACTACTCATTACTATAATATGATTTTGGAGAGCATAAAAAATAAAGAATTTGAGGTTGATGGTAAAAACGTACTAGACGAATCTCTCAAACGACAAATCGCCCTCAAGATCGAAAACGGACTTTTTCACACAAGTTATTCGTATAAAAAAATCGAAGATTCTATTTTGGAAGAATACATTGAAGAAAAAAGAAAAAAGTCTGATGAAAGATACAATGATTTAAAAACAGCAAATATAGAAGAGTTGAATAAACGTATATCGTCTGAAGCAATCAAAAGTTACAAAAATCCATTTAAAACGTTTCCAATTTCTAAATCTAAAACCTTTGTATATGTATGTAAGAATGAATTAATCAAGTCAGAACTTACAACCTTGAATATCCCGTATTATTCAGAGAAAAAAATTCCAAAACTATTAAAGAAAGGAAAAGTTAAAACGTTCGTGTTTGATTCCAAAGACCAAAAGGAAGTGGACACAATTGTTAATTTAGCAGAAAAAAATTCTAAAATTCAATTTATAGTATTACATTACGGATCACCATTTTTAAAATTACCAGAACTATCCAATGTGAAAATACTTTTTTCCTTTTCTCCAACCAAAGAATCGATTCATGCATTGATAAATGAAAGTTTAAATTCGGAAAAAATAAGAAAAATTCCTGCCGCAGACTTATATTTTTCAAATAAAGCAGTACCGAATTAA
- a CDS encoding tyrosine-type recombinase/integrase produces MNSQIAKVEQNGTYFLKPVGNSTLDSHIRQFNLWVKDNNKDTRGNPLIVSTSTIKEFFEHLLTDKNKYDRKNRASTLHGYKSAIKKSVSKTFKMNMEEKVAFELFFRKIKLPKAAKTIKSMSVEELQTLIEESDIRTNLMIRFLVLSGLRISEMINVRVSDVILSSDRLDYNIYVIGKGNKEGLVTGIPKDLIEEIKKVFKGKEYLFERNIKPKRANENKEEIMKYTRRQMYVLIENAGLSILGKRINPHMTRHTCGRILMDRLRDVNKVQDRLRHSSVRTTIENYLTTKISNKDIKDAFDGII; encoded by the coding sequence ATGAACTCGCAAATTGCAAAAGTAGAACAAAATGGAACGTATTTTTTAAAACCAGTGGGAAATTCTACTTTAGATTCCCATATCCGGCAATTTAATCTATGGGTAAAGGACAATAATAAGGATACTAGAGGTAACCCGCTAATCGTTTCTACTTCTACTATAAAAGAATTTTTTGAACACCTTTTGACAGATAAAAATAAATATGATCGAAAAAATCGTGCTTCCACATTGCACGGATACAAATCTGCGATTAAAAAATCTGTTTCTAAAACATTCAAAATGAATATGGAAGAAAAAGTAGCTTTTGAACTTTTTTTTCGAAAGATCAAACTTCCTAAAGCGGCTAAAACTATAAAATCTATGTCCGTCGAAGAGTTACAAACTTTGATAGAAGAATCTGATATAAGAACTAATTTGATGATTCGGTTTTTAGTTTTGTCTGGTTTAAGAATTTCTGAGATGATTAATGTGCGGGTATCCGATGTTATTCTTTCGAGTGATAGACTCGATTACAATATCTATGTGATTGGGAAGGGGAACAAAGAGGGATTAGTCACTGGAATACCTAAAGATTTAATTGAAGAAATAAAAAAAGTATTCAAAGGAAAAGAATATCTTTTTGAAAGAAATATTAAACCCAAACGTGCAAATGAAAATAAAGAGGAGATAATGAAATATACCCGCCGGCAAATGTATGTTCTAATTGAGAACGCAGGGCTTTCGATTTTGGGGAAAAGGATCAATCCTCATATGACCCGTCATACTTGCGGAAGAATTCTTATGGATCGTTTACGAGATGTAAACAAAGTGCAAGATAGACTTCGACATTCATCTGTTAGGACTACAATTGAAAATTACCTTACTACAAAGATTTCTAATAAAGATATCAAAGACGCATTTGACGGGATTATTTAA
- a CDS encoding FecR domain-containing protein: protein MKIIILLIVSLGIVYCGKATETNKESKSTLKFVIGDVEIANAGTKKVAKKDDTISEGDVIITGAKSAAIVEFAENAGSVEIQQNSEFVVNKFNAKEQELISKSGSFWLNAKKLRKDTNFNVIMPTSVAGIRGTSIYAYELKEAGITGICHCQGAVDFKENSSHYSGSHDSDYLVVTKAGKTIVLTPDDFQKAGIQTDNAHNHSMLENSPLGKQMNLNSETVKKVNELVLNKFSEK from the coding sequence ATGAAAATAATTATTTTACTAATTGTAAGTTTGGGAATTGTTTATTGCGGAAAAGCAACTGAGACGAATAAGGAAAGTAAAAGTACTTTAAAATTCGTTATTGGAGACGTTGAAATTGCGAACGCAGGCACAAAAAAAGTAGCTAAAAAAGATGATACTATCTCGGAAGGCGATGTAATTATAACAGGAGCAAAATCAGCGGCTATAGTTGAATTTGCGGAGAATGCGGGGTCTGTAGAAATTCAACAAAATTCCGAATTTGTGGTAAACAAATTTAACGCAAAAGAACAAGAGCTTATTTCTAAGAGCGGTAGTTTCTGGTTAAACGCTAAAAAACTTAGAAAAGATACCAATTTTAATGTGATTATGCCAACGTCTGTTGCCGGTATCCGAGGAACATCTATCTATGCTTATGAGCTAAAGGAAGCAGGTATAACAGGCATTTGCCACTGTCAAGGTGCGGTAGACTTCAAAGAGAACTCTTCCCATTATTCTGGAAGCCATGATAGTGATTATTTAGTAGTTACGAAGGCCGGAAAAACGATTGTGCTAACACCCGATGATTTCCAAAAAGCAGGAATCCAAACCGATAATGCTCATAATCATAGTATGTTAGAAAATAGCCCTCTCGGAAAACAAATGAATTTAAATTCAGAAACTGTTAAAAAAGTGAATGAGTTAGTACTTAATAAATTTTCGGAGAAATAA
- a CDS encoding glutamine synthetase III, protein MNSRTARQEAISRITDYMPEDSGFDFIDTPVPELFGSKVFNAKVMADRLPKSIFKSLKKTINEGKPLEPEVADIVANAMKDWALENGATHYTHWFHPLTGLTAEKHDSFISPQDGGTVIMEFSGKELVKGEPDASSFPSGGIRATFEARGYTAWDATSPAFIRDTTLVIPTAFCSYTGEALDQKTPLLRSMDVLSEQALRVLRLFGNKTATRVTTTVGPEQEYFCIDKNFFNMRQDLILTGRTLFGAKPPKGQESEDHYFGSIKPRIFEFMKELEAELWLLGVNAKTRHNEVAPSQYEMAPIFATTNISLDHNQLVMDVLKKVANKHGLACLLHEKPFKGVNGSGKHNNWSMSSNDGQNLLEPGDNPHDNAQFLFFLAATIKAVDKHGDLLRVAISNAGNDHRLGANEAPPAIISIFLGTQLTDIMEQIEKGPAKSSTAGGYMEIGVSTLPPLPKDTTDRNRTSPFAFTGNKFEFRAVPSSLSLGYPNTFLNTFVAEALDEMATALEAEIKGGATLEKGVQKVLTDTIKQHKRIVFNGDNYTDDWKNEAAKRGLPNFKTLVDAMPALITKENIALFDKYKVLSPREVESRYSIVLEGYNKTINQEGQCTLEMGRIQILPASIQYQGDLAKAISETKALLGEGAVKGQIATLKEIASLNESLGAKLDELEKALDHADEDVLKHAQHFRDSVIPKMNAVREVADALETKIDTKYWPIPTYSEMLFIA, encoded by the coding sequence ATGAATAGCAGAACAGCCAGACAAGAAGCAATTTCTCGAATTACAGACTATATGCCAGAGGACTCTGGTTTTGACTTTATTGACACCCCCGTCCCAGAGCTTTTCGGAAGCAAAGTGTTTAATGCCAAAGTAATGGCGGATCGATTGCCAAAAAGTATCTTTAAATCCCTAAAAAAAACAATCAATGAAGGGAAACCACTTGAACCAGAAGTTGCTGACATTGTAGCCAATGCAATGAAAGATTGGGCACTTGAGAATGGTGCTACTCACTACACCCACTGGTTTCACCCACTTACCGGATTAACAGCTGAAAAACATGATTCTTTTATCAGCCCACAAGACGGTGGAACGGTAATTATGGAATTCAGTGGAAAAGAGTTAGTTAAGGGTGAGCCTGATGCTTCTTCTTTTCCATCTGGAGGAATTCGTGCTACTTTCGAAGCTCGTGGATATACCGCATGGGATGCTACTTCTCCAGCTTTTATTAGAGATACAACTTTAGTTATTCCAACCGCATTTTGTTCCTACACTGGAGAAGCATTAGACCAAAAAACTCCACTTTTGCGCTCTATGGACGTTCTTTCGGAACAAGCACTTAGAGTTTTAAGACTATTTGGAAATAAAACGGCTACTCGCGTTACTACTACTGTTGGTCCTGAACAAGAATACTTTTGTATCGATAAAAATTTCTTCAATATGAGACAAGATTTAATTTTAACAGGTCGTACACTTTTTGGTGCAAAACCTCCTAAAGGACAAGAGTCAGAAGATCATTATTTTGGATCAATCAAACCAAGAATTTTTGAATTCATGAAAGAATTGGAAGCAGAACTTTGGTTACTCGGGGTAAATGCGAAAACCCGCCACAATGAAGTTGCTCCTTCTCAGTATGAAATGGCTCCTATTTTTGCGACCACTAATATTTCTCTCGATCATAACCAATTAGTTATGGACGTTCTTAAAAAAGTAGCGAATAAACATGGTTTGGCGTGTCTTCTCCATGAAAAACCTTTCAAAGGTGTAAATGGTTCTGGAAAACATAACAACTGGTCTATGTCATCTAACGACGGACAAAACCTTCTTGAGCCAGGCGATAATCCACATGATAACGCACAGTTTTTATTTTTCTTAGCTGCTACTATCAAAGCTGTGGATAAACATGGTGATCTTCTACGAGTTGCTATTTCTAACGCAGGAAACGACCACCGTCTAGGTGCTAACGAAGCACCGCCGGCAATTATTTCCATTTTCCTAGGAACACAATTGACTGACATCATGGAACAAATCGAAAAAGGTCCTGCTAAGTCTTCTACTGCTGGCGGATACATGGAAATAGGCGTATCTACACTTCCTCCTCTTCCAAAAGATACAACAGATAGAAACAGAACCTCTCCGTTTGCGTTCACAGGAAATAAGTTCGAATTCCGTGCAGTTCCATCTTCTTTATCTCTTGGATATCCAAACACTTTCCTCAACACATTCGTTGCAGAAGCGTTAGATGAAATGGCTACTGCTCTAGAAGCAGAAATCAAAGGTGGAGCAACTCTTGAAAAGGGAGTCCAAAAAGTCCTAACAGATACAATTAAACAACACAAGAGAATTGTATTTAACGGGGATAACTACACTGACGATTGGAAAAACGAAGCGGCTAAACGAGGTTTGCCAAACTTTAAAACTCTAGTGGATGCAATGCCAGCTTTAATCACAAAAGAAAACATTGCTCTTTTTGATAAATATAAAGTTCTAAGTCCTAGAGAAGTTGAAAGTCGTTACTCGATTGTTTTAGAAGGGTACAACAAAACCATTAATCAAGAAGGTCAATGTACTTTAGAAATGGGAAGAATTCAAATTTTACCTGCTTCTATTCAATACCAAGGTGATTTAGCTAAAGCTATTTCCGAAACAAAAGCTTTGTTAGGGGAAGGTGCTGTTAAAGGACAAATTGCAACTCTAAAAGAAATTGCAAGTTTAAACGAGTCCCTCGGAGCAAAGTTAGATGAACTTGAAAAGGCACTTGACCATGCAGATGAGGATGTTCTAAAACATGCACAACACTTCCGTGATAGCGTTATTCCTAAGATGAATGCTGTAAGAGAAGTAGCGGATGCTTTGGAAACAAAAATCGATACAAAGTATTGGCCAATACCAACTTATTCAGAGATGTTGTTTATCGCGTAA
- a CDS encoding serine/threonine-protein phosphatase translates to MQVQSKTQIQEELKSEKRFSLFSFYTQWSVYCILFLFNYDLNLFIIIFGTLFSLFRFISISQKNLNAQIFIWNHLSSISLLAFFTAFFVSIPSDTSNSFLNWQLYYIALSFAIIHESMRVHRFAYLFISLISFITYTVILLNNEELKSFPITYKLIIPYIFLTYCTSLGYYINQFKRKAIKYYVDLLQDKISINRDMALAYNVQESLFPQIKSLKGLQHGIFRKSHNQIGGDFYDFIQLREGNLGIFITDVAGHGYSSAMVAAMLKVMVSTLPYYLKLDPTGLLTYIDKKLTNEIKSHHATALYLFINFQNKTILLGNAGHPYLIYSKKGEDFQEIETFGTLLGFGLQDPVAETKEFRYDKGDRFFLYTDGLIENMNEKEELLESTGLINILNKNKNITDLQILKEKIIHDISIFSGKSEFTDDAMFLIFEIE, encoded by the coding sequence ATGCAAGTTCAATCGAAAACACAAATACAAGAAGAATTAAAATCCGAAAAAAGGTTCAGTCTTTTCTCCTTTTATACTCAATGGTCAGTTTACTGTATTTTATTTTTATTTAACTATGATCTAAATTTATTCATAATCATTTTCGGAACTTTATTTTCATTATTTAGATTTATATCTATTTCCCAAAAGAATCTGAACGCACAGATATTCATATGGAATCACTTATCTAGTATTTCTCTTTTGGCATTTTTTACTGCATTTTTTGTTTCAATTCCGAGTGACACATCAAATTCTTTTCTAAATTGGCAATTGTACTATATTGCACTTTCCTTTGCAATCATCCATGAATCAATGCGTGTTCATAGATTTGCTTACCTTTTTATATCCCTAATAAGTTTTATCACGTATACGGTTATTCTTTTAAATAATGAAGAACTGAAATCTTTTCCTATTACTTATAAATTAATTATTCCCTATATTTTCTTAACTTATTGCACAAGCTTAGGTTACTATATAAATCAATTCAAAAGAAAGGCTATTAAATATTATGTAGATTTATTACAGGATAAAATTTCGATTAACCGCGATATGGCGCTTGCTTACAATGTACAAGAGTCTTTATTTCCACAAATCAAATCTTTAAAAGGTTTACAACATGGAATATTTAGAAAATCGCACAATCAAATTGGGGGAGATTTTTACGACTTTATTCAATTGAGAGAAGGTAATTTAGGAATTTTTATCACGGATGTTGCAGGACACGGTTATTCCTCTGCAATGGTTGCCGCTATGTTAAAAGTAATGGTATCAACACTTCCCTATTATTTAAAATTAGATCCAACAGGACTTTTAACCTATATAGATAAAAAACTTACGAACGAAATAAAAAGTCATCACGCAACTGCATTGTATCTGTTTATTAATTTTCAAAATAAAACAATCCTACTAGGTAATGCTGGTCACCCTTATTTAATTTATTCAAAAAAGGGAGAAGATTTTCAAGAAATTGAAACCTTCGGAACTTTATTAGGTTTTGGATTACAGGATCCTGTTGCAGAAACGAAAGAATTTCGCTACGATAAAGGAGATCGATTTTTTCTTTATACTGACGGACTTATTGAGAATATGAACGAAAAAGAAGAACTTCTTGAATCAACTGGACTTATAAATATATTAAACAAAAATAAAAATATTACTGATTTACAAATATTGAAAGAAAAAATCATTCATGACATTTCTATTTTTTCCGGCAAATCAGAATTTACCGACGATGCAATGTTTCTTATATTTGAAATTGAGTAA